A stretch of DNA from Thermoplasmata archaeon:
TATTTTTATATGACACTCCAGAAATCTGCGCAGATTTTATTTCAATTAATTTTTCTGCACCAAAAATTGCACCTAAAGAATTTAACAACTCCATTGCTTTTTGCAGTGCAGTTCCTTTTTCTCCTTGTAATATTTGCTCTTCATCATTGCTTAAATACATATTTTATCAATATGCCTATAAAATATTAAAAATCTTGCATGTGTTTTTTAAATTGTATAACTTTTCTCAATGATTTTTTCTTCTTTTCCAATTTCAGCTACTACCTCAATGTATTCTTTTATGCCTGACGTGTTAATCTTGTTTTTTAGAAGTTCGTCAATCTGAAATATTCCTGCAGAATTACGCATTTTAATCTTTATAGATATAGGCACATTTGCACCTTCTCCTATTTCTATACTTTCTATAGCCATTGCAGACACAGAGTAAATATTTACCTTGCCGGCGTTAAATGGTATTCTGGCTCTGCCCTTTGCCATGTCTAGAGCATCAGCAATCTTAACTACACCTGCTTCTATTGTTAAAGGAGTTATATCTGAACGATGAGAATAGATGCAATGCAATATTTCTACTTTCATTATCTCTTTTTTCTCTTTATCATAGACATCTTTCAGTAAATTTTCTAATATATCTATCGCTAAAAAAGTACTTAATAGTTCGTGATCTACGCGATGTATGGAATGCCCGATATCATGTAAAATTGAGCCTAAAAAAACCACAACTTCTGCATCTTCATTTGAATATGCATAATTTTTAACAATTGTTGGAGTTATACCCTTTTTAATTAATATTCTTAACAGCTTTAATGCTATGTTAGTAACTATCCTTATATGGACAGGGCCATGATCACTAAAACCTAAGCGATCTATTGCAGTTATGTTTGATGCTTTCCATAGAGTATTTAGTTCAATACTTTCATTAACTTCTTTCAGTAATATTTCAAGTGTTTTATTATTACGAATTGGTAAATTAATATCGATCATAAAAGATGAATAGCATAATCTATTATTTTATAATTTCTAATGATCGGATGGTACAAATTTACAAC
This window harbors:
- a CDS encoding HD domain-containing protein, whose translation is MIDINLPIRNNKTLEILLKEVNESIELNTLWKASNITAIDRLGFSDHGPVHIRIVTNIALKLLRILIKKGITPTIVKNYAYSNEDAEVVVFLGSILHDIGHSIHRVDHELLSTFLAIDILENLLKDVYDKEKKEIMKVEILHCIYSHRSDITPLTIEAGVVKIADALDMAKGRARIPFNAGKVNIYSVSAMAIESIEIGEGANVPISIKIKMRNSAGIFQIDELLKNKINTSGIKEYIEVVAEIGKEEKIIEKSYTI